The segment CCACCCGCGCCGCCGTCCAGGGCATCGCCGCCCTCGCCGTCCACGAGCCGGGTCGCCGATTCGACGAGGACGTCGTGGCGATGACGGCGGCGGCCGGGGCGACCCGCTACGCCGAGCTGGCGGTCGCCGAGCACCGCTCGTGGACCACCGCCGGCGTCTGCCAGGCCGGTGACGTCCTGGGGCTGATAGACGGCGATGTCGCCGTCATCGGTACGGATCTCACCGCCACCGCCGTCGCCGTCCTGGACCGGATGCTGGCCGCGGGCGGCGAACTGGTGACCCTGGTCCTCTCCGCCGATCTGCCCGACGGCGCCGCGACCGCCGCGAAGCTGGAGCGCCATGTGAGGGAGGCGCATCTGGCGGTGGACACGGTGGTCTACGAGAGCGGCCACGGCGCCAGCCCGCTGCTCATCGGGGTGGAGTGACACCCCCCGGGAGGGGTGGCGATCCCGATTGTCGGTGGCGTGGTGTGCAATGGATGCCGTGTCCGTCCTGAGTGAACCCCTCAAGAAGACGCTCGGCCCCGCCACCGCGAAGGTGCTCGGCGAGCAGCTCGGTCTGCACACCGTCGGGGATCTGCTGCACCACTACCCCCGGCGGTACGAGGAGCGGGGCCGGCTGACCCGGCTCTCCGAGCTGCCGCTGGACGAGGACGTCACGGTGGTCGCCCAGGTCGCGGACGCCCGCGTGCACACCTTCAACGGCGGCCGGGGCAAGCGGCTGGAGCTGACCATCACGGACGGCAGCGGCCGACTCCAGCTCGTGTTCTTCGGCCGGGGCGTCCACAAACCACAGTCCGAACTGCCGCCCGGCAGCCGCGCCATGTTCGCCGGGAAGGTGTCGGTCTTCAACCGCAAGCTCCAGCTGGCCCATCCGACCTACGCCAAACTGGGCGGGGACGGCACCGCCGAGGCGGACGGGACCGACTCCCCGGCCGTCGAGTCCTGGGCCGGCGCCCTCATCCCGATCTACCCCGCCTGCAAGGGCATGGAGTCGTGGAAGATCGCCAAGGCGGTGGACGCGGTGCTGCCGCGGGCCGCCGAGGCTGTCGACCCGCTGCCCCCCGCGCTGCGCGAGGGCCGCGGATTCGTCCCCCTGCCGGAGGCCCTGGTCAAGGTCCACCGGCCGCAGACCAAGGCCGATATCGAGGACGCCAGGGCCCGGCTCAAGTGGGACGAGGCCTTCGTCCTCCAGGTCGCGCTGGCCCGGCGGCGGTACGCGGACGCCCAACTGCCCGCGGTCGCCCGCAGACCCGCGCCGGACGGGCTGCTGACCGCCTTCGACGCCCGGCTCCCCTTCACCCTCACCGACGGCCAGCAGAAGGTCACCGCCGAGATCTTCGGCGATCTGGCGACCGAACACCCGATGCACCGGCTGCTCCAGGGCGAGGTCGGCTCCGGCAAGACCCTGGTCGCGCTGCGGGCGATGCTCGCCGTCGTCGACGCGGGCGGACAGGCCGCCATGCTCGCCCCGACCGAGGTACTGGCCCAGCAGCACCATCGGTCGATCGTGGAGATGATGGGCGACCTGGCCGAGGGCGGCATGCTGGGCGGCGTCGAGCACGCCACCAAGATCGTGCTGCTGACCGGCTCGATGGGCATGCAGGCCCGGCGGCAGGCCCTGCTGGACCTGGTCACCGGCGAGGCGGGGATCGTGATCGGCACCCATGCCCTGATCGAGGACAAGGTCCGGTTCCACGATCTCGGTCTGGTCGTCGTCGACGAACAGCACCGCTTCGGAGTGGAGCAGCGGGACGCGCTGCGCTCCAAGGGACAGCAGCCGCCGCATCTGCTGGTGATGACGGCCACCCCCATTCCGCGGACGGTCGCCATGACGGTCTTCGGCGATCTGGAGACCTCCGTCCTCGACCAGCTGCCGGCCGGGCGGTCCCCGATCGCCAGCCATGTGGTGCCCGCCCAGGACAAGCCCCACTTCCTCGCCCGGGCCTGGGAGCGGGTCCGGGAAGAGGTCGGCAAGGGACACCAGGGATATGTGGTCTGCCCCCGGATCGGTGACGAGGCCGACGAGAAACCGTCGAAGAAGCAGCCGGGACCGGCCGCCGACGAGACCGCCGACAAGCGGCCCCCGCTCGCCGTGCTGGATGTCGCCGCCGACCTCGCCGCGGGCCCGCTGGCCGGGCTCCGGGTGGCGGTGCTGCACGGCAGGATGCCCCCGGACGACAAGGACGACGTCATGCGCCGCTTCGCCGCGGGCGAGGTGGATGTCCTGGTCGCGACGACGGTGATCGAAGTCGGCGTGAACGTCCCCAACGCCACCGCGATGGTGATCATGGACGCGGACCGCTTCGGTGTCTCCCAGCTCCACCAGCTGCGCGGCCGGGTCGGCCGGGGCTCGGCCCCCGGGCTCTGCCTCCTGGTCACCGAGGCACCCGAGGCGAGCCCGGCCCGGGCCCGGCTCGCCGCGGTCGCCGCCACCCTCGACGGCTTCGAGCTCTCCCGTATCGACCTCGAACAGCGCCGCGAGGGCGATGTCCTCGGACAGGCGCAGTCGGGCGCCCGCTCCTCGCTGCGGATGCTGGCCGTCATCGACGATGAGGAGATCATCGCGGCCGCCCGTGAGGAAGCCGTCGCCGTCGTCGCCGCCGACCCCGGCCTGGCGGGGCTCCCCGAGCTGCGGACCGCGCTCGACGCCCTGCTGGACGAGGAGCGCGAGCAGTATCTGGACAAGGGCTGACGACCGCCGCCCGTCCCGGCCGCGCGCGCCCCGCCGCCGAGCTGAGAGACTGATCACGGCGGCCCGGCCCCCGCGACCACCGCCCGACACCGCCCCCGACCCCACCGACTCCGAGGACCGAGATGACCCGCGTGATCGCCGGCACGGCCGGCGGACGCCGCCTCGCCGTTCCCCCCGGCACCGGCACCCGCCCCACGTCCGACCGGGCTCGCGAAGGACTCTTCTCCACCTGGCAGGCCCTGCTGGGCACGGTGGAGGGCATCAGGGTCGCCGATCTGTACGCGGGCTCCGGCGCGGTCGGCCTGGAAGCGCTGTCCCGGGGCGCGGCCCACGCCCTGCTGGTGGAGGCCGACACCCGGGCCGCCCGGGTGATCCGGGACAACGTCCGCGCCCTCGGGCTGCCCGGGGCGGAGGTCCGTACCGGCAGGGCCGAGCAGATCGTCACCGGACCGGCCCCTACCGCCCCCTACGACGCCGTTTTCCTCGACCCCCCGTACGCCGTGGCCGACGATGATCTACGGGAGATCCTCCTCACACTCGCGGCCCAGGGGTGGCTCACCGAGGACGCGCTCGTCACCGTGGAACGGAGCACCAGGGGCGGAACCTTCCGTTGGCCGGCCGGCTTCGAACCGCTGCGGTCCCGCCGCTACGGCGAGGGAACGTTTTGGTACGGTCGCGCCGCCTCTGTCTGCGACGAGGCATCCATGGGCGAAGACGCCTCATGACCGGACCGGAGAGCGAGGGACTTCCAGTGCGCCGCGCAGTCTGTCCGGGGTCGTTCGACCCCATCACCAACGGACACCTCGACATCATCGCCCGCGCCGCCAAGCTGTACGACGTCGTCCATGTGGCAGTGATGATCAACAAGTCCAAGAAGGGCCTGTTCACCGTCGAGGAGCGGATGGACCTGATCCGCCGGGTGACGAGCGACTACGGGAACGTGGTCGTCGAGTCCCACCACGGACTGCTCGTCGACTTCTGCAAGGACCGGGACATCCCCGCCATCGTGAAG is part of the Streptomyces qinzhouensis genome and harbors:
- the coaD gene encoding pantetheine-phosphate adenylyltransferase encodes the protein MTGPESEGLPVRRAVCPGSFDPITNGHLDIIARAAKLYDVVHVAVMINKSKKGLFTVEERMDLIRRVTSDYGNVVVESHHGLLVDFCKDRDIPAIVKGLRAVSDFDYELQMAQMNNGLSGVETLFVPTNPTYSFLSSSLVKEVAAWGGDVSHLLPPPVHEALRARLAGK
- the recG gene encoding ATP-dependent DNA helicase RecG, translating into MDAVSVLSEPLKKTLGPATAKVLGEQLGLHTVGDLLHHYPRRYEERGRLTRLSELPLDEDVTVVAQVADARVHTFNGGRGKRLELTITDGSGRLQLVFFGRGVHKPQSELPPGSRAMFAGKVSVFNRKLQLAHPTYAKLGGDGTAEADGTDSPAVESWAGALIPIYPACKGMESWKIAKAVDAVLPRAAEAVDPLPPALREGRGFVPLPEALVKVHRPQTKADIEDARARLKWDEAFVLQVALARRRYADAQLPAVARRPAPDGLLTAFDARLPFTLTDGQQKVTAEIFGDLATEHPMHRLLQGEVGSGKTLVALRAMLAVVDAGGQAAMLAPTEVLAQQHHRSIVEMMGDLAEGGMLGGVEHATKIVLLTGSMGMQARRQALLDLVTGEAGIVIGTHALIEDKVRFHDLGLVVVDEQHRFGVEQRDALRSKGQQPPHLLVMTATPIPRTVAMTVFGDLETSVLDQLPAGRSPIASHVVPAQDKPHFLARAWERVREEVGKGHQGYVVCPRIGDEADEKPSKKQPGPAADETADKRPPLAVLDVAADLAAGPLAGLRVAVLHGRMPPDDKDDVMRRFAAGEVDVLVATTVIEVGVNVPNATAMVIMDADRFGVSQLHQLRGRVGRGSAPGLCLLVTEAPEASPARARLAAVAATLDGFELSRIDLEQRREGDVLGQAQSGARSSLRMLAVIDDEEIIAAAREEAVAVVAADPGLAGLPELRTALDALLDEEREQYLDKG
- the rsmD gene encoding 16S rRNA (guanine(966)-N(2))-methyltransferase RsmD, encoding MTRVIAGTAGGRRLAVPPGTGTRPTSDRAREGLFSTWQALLGTVEGIRVADLYAGSGAVGLEALSRGAAHALLVEADTRAARVIRDNVRALGLPGAEVRTGRAEQIVTGPAPTAPYDAVFLDPPYAVADDDLREILLTLAAQGWLTEDALVTVERSTRGGTFRWPAGFEPLRSRRYGEGTFWYGRAASVCDEASMGEDAS